DNA from Thermostichus vulcanus str. 'Rupite':
TATAAGCGTAGGCTTCTTGGGCTAAAACTCGCTCACTTTCCGGTAGATCCTCTGGCGCAGGGATCCGCTCATCTACGCCTATCCCCTGGCCGGGAGTAATTCCCCAAGTCACCGTTGGAGCAATCTCAGCCGCATCAAAGACCACCCGATCGTCGTAGACCGCGTCGCGATCACTGGCCAGACTCTTCCACCAAGCCACCGCTTCCTCCCAAGCCGCGTCCTGAGGAGCAAAGTCTCGTCCCTGCAGATATTCAAAAGTCACCGCATCCGGGTTGACATAACCACAGCGAGCCCCCCCCTCGATCGACATGTTGCAGAGGGTCATGCGCTCTTCCATGCCCATGGCCTCGATGGCACTTCCCCCATACTCATAGGCATAGCCAACGCCCCCTTTCACCCCCAACTTGCGGATGATGTGCAAGATGACATCTTTGGCGTAAACGCCAGGGCTAAGGCGACCGTTCACCTCAATGCGGCGCACCTTCAGCTTGGCAAGGCTAAGGGTTTGGCTGGCCAAAACATCCCGCACCTGGCTGGTGCCGATCCCAAAGGCAATCGCTCCGAAAGCGCCGTGGGTAGAGGTATGGCTGTCTCCACAGGCAATGGTCATCCCCGGCTGGGTCAAGCCTTGCTCTGGGGCAATGACATGAACGACCCCTTGTCTGCCGGAGCCGCTGTTGTAGAAGCGAATACCGTAGTGCTGGCAGTTGCGCTCCAGCTCCTGAATCATCTCCTCCGCCAAGGGATCCGCAAAAGGCCGGGCCAGATTGTCGGTGGGGATAATGTGATCAACAGTCGCGACGGTACGCTCTGGGAAGAGGACCGGTAGGTTTCGTTCCCGCAGCATGGCAAAAGCTTGGGGACTGGTGACTTCGTGAATCAGGTGCAGGCCAATGAACAGCTGGGTCTGACCGGAAGGGAGAATGCGCACCGTATGGGCATCCCAAACCTTATCAAATAACGTCCTTTCGCTCATTCCCTCTCCTCTGGGCCCTGGGTCAGATTTCTAATGTCATCTT
Protein-coding regions in this window:
- the leuC gene encoding 3-isopropylmalate dehydratase large subunit, which translates into the protein MSERTLFDKVWDAHTVRILPSGQTQLFIGLHLIHEVTSPQAFAMLRERNLPVLFPERTVATVDHIIPTDNLARPFADPLAEEMIQELERNCQHYGIRFYNSGSGRQGVVHVIAPEQGLTQPGMTIACGDSHTSTHGAFGAIAFGIGTSQVRDVLASQTLSLAKLKVRRIEVNGRLSPGVYAKDVILHIIRKLGVKGGVGYAYEYGGSAIEAMGMEERMTLCNMSIEGGARCGYVNPDAVTFEYLQGRDFAPQDAAWEEAVAWWKSLASDRDAVYDDRVVFDAAEIAPTVTWGITPGQGIGVDERIPAPEDLPESERVLAQEAYAYMDLEPGQPILGTPVDVCFIGSCTNGRLSDLREAARIAKGRRVAAGVKAFVVPGSERVKQEAEQEGLQAIFEAAGFEWREPGCSMCLAMNPDKLVGRQLSASSSNRNFKGRQGSASGRTLLMSPAMVAAAAVSGKIVDVRTLL